A genomic region of Thunnus albacares chromosome 4, fThuAlb1.1, whole genome shotgun sequence contains the following coding sequences:
- the si:dkey-28n18.9 gene encoding sorting nexin-32 yields MMEEVKEVASTLSVHGDNIKVTEVLKDGDTLTFLIVSQKLSGTGEYHVDRTYDDFEWLQQHLFSQEDVPGIQGIIFPPLPAKAQVNASVKVMKQLSFLGLGEWQPYCTALQTFLQQVAAHSILSKNKAVEIFLTSSDPPGRQRARKNIFNRLTQAVEEMRKEGHKDVDEFFQTERDHNLVLTGFTKNAAERFLDVVQTEQKIAVACGHFSAALRLCVEPGEDPDKQAFSKICVKLSEVFESMKKNMTSVAENNVSTLGLGLDLESRYQEAEKEMLFRRTCKLVELETSRRNAEKAKPVKKAALEEVRKAAETEFEHICEVAKQEIARFQGARVEMLQQALVQWCEKQLHTARESADLFNQHLQAFRGMA; encoded by the exons ATGATG GAAGAGGTTAAAGAAGTGGCATCTACTCTGAGTGTGCATGGTGATAACATCAAGGTTACAGAGGTGCTGAAAGACGGGGACACGCTTACCTTCCTAATTGTTTCTCAAAAG CTGTCTGGGACAGGGGAGTACCATGTGGACCGGACCTATGATGATTTTGAATGGCTACAGCAGCACCTGTTCTCCCAGGAGGATGTGCCCGGGATACAGGGAATCATA tttcctcctcttcctgcaaAGGCTCAGGTGAATGCATCTGTAAAGGTTATGAAACAGCTCA GTTTCCTTGGTCTGGGAGAGTGGCAACCGTACTGTACAGCACTACAAACTTTCCTCCAACAGGTTGCTGCACACAGCATACTCAGCAAAAATAAAGCTGTGGAGATCTTCCTCACCAGCTCAGAC cctccaggcagacagagagcaaggaaaaacattttcaaccgGCTGACTCAAGCTGTGGAAGAGATGAGAAAAGAAGGCCATAAG GATGTGGATGAGTTCTTTCAAACTGAACGTGATCATAACCTTGTTCTAACTGGCTTTACCAAGAATGCAGCTGAG AGATTCCTGGATGTGGTACAAACTGAGCAAA aaaTAGCAGTGGCCTGTGGGCACTTCTCAGCTGCTCTGCGTCTCTGTGTGGAACCAGGGGAGGATCCTGACAAACAGGCTTTCTCTAA GATTTGTGTGAAATTATCAGAAGTCTTTGAGTCTATGAAG AAAAACATGACAAGTGTTGCTGAGAACAATGTGAGCACTCTTGGACTTGGCTTAGACCTGGAGTCACGCTACCAGGAGGCAGAgaag GAAATGCTTTTCAGAAGAACCTGTAAACTAGTGGAGTTAGAGACGTCCAGAAGGAACGCAGAGAAGGCTAAACCTGTTAAGAAGGCTGCT ttggaggaggtgaggaaagcagcagagacagagttTGAGCACATCTGTGAAGTGGCTAAACAGGAG ATTGCACGGTTCCAAGGTGCACGTGTGGAGATGTTGCAGCAGGCTCTGGTTCAGTGGTGTGAAAAACAGCTTCATACAGCCAGGGAGAGTGCTGACCTGTTCAACCAGCACCTACAGGCCTTCAGAGGGATGGCCTAG
- the LOC122980985 gene encoding dnaJ homolog subfamily B member 9-like produces the protein MAVQGVFHRMRTCVVLVLCLSEALRAASETSSNYYKTLNVEPTATDSQIKKAFRKLAIKYHPDKNKSVDAEKTFREITEAYKVLSNKDNRRLYDSLGHEAFLKNEDSVVPEEGHDTSFHFSFSDLFQDFDSLFGEESHFHWSFTQDWEDEENPFKHYSFEGHGYHFNFGDGDENEE, from the exons ATGGCAGTGCAAGGTGTTTTCCACAGGATGCGAACCTGCGTGGTCCTGGTCCTCTGCTTATCAGAAGCTCTGCGTGCTGCCTCAGAGACAAGCAGCAATTACTATAAGACCCTCAATGTCGAGCCAACGGCAACTGACAGCCAGATAAAAAAGGCTTTCCGCAAACTGGCCATAAAGTACCACCCTGATAAGAACAAGAGCGTCGATGCAGAGAAGACTTTCAGGGAGATTACTGAAG CCTACAAGGTGCTCTCCAACAAGGATAACAGGAGGCTTTATGACAGTTTGGGCCATGAGGCTTTCCTAAAAAATGAGGACTCTGTTGTCCCTGAGGAAGGACATGATACAAGCTTCCACTTCAGTTTTTCTGACCTGTTCCAGGACTTTGACAGCCTCTTTGGGGAGGAATCACACTTCCATTGGAGCTTTACTCAGGActgggaggatgaggagaatcCATTCAAACATTACAGTTTTGAGGGGCATGGCTACCACTTTAATTTTGGGGATGGGGATGAAAATGAGGAATAA
- the zc3h10 gene encoding zinc finger CCCH domain-containing protein 10 isoform X1, whose product MPDRDGSYLSGGGGSGGSLSEEGGAGSGLAGCSAEGRGGPGGGVGGNVSGSGGMGGGGALGNGNSCGNGGGGGQGAGLALDGVCRDFIRNVCKRGKRCRFRHPDFNEVPDLGVQKNEFIFCHDHQNKECMRSNCRFVHGSKEDEDYYKKTGELPLRLRGKVAARLGLSPMDLPHSRGEVPICRDFLKGECQRGNKCKFRHVKKDYEYEPSRVGVGGVIGPSASGMVNAVGGIGGVGGGTCGGMPGLVGGGGGSNMMGMGCPSLGGCRDPGISGVGGVGGGGMAGCLSIGSSGQRRYDRTSCSVYDPLLESGLFDAGSLEATMDHTALQLKRRRLEGLRLADGSAGGHYELGVQATFPPRPLEYRFLEEENSLLRKRVEELKKQYCWCFHMLLVLLMLGMEDFTRTLVYFTTKSKVSNLIATNEVLLEQNAQFRSQAKVMTLSSTPAPSEQTLAPPVGAVSSYNHSIAQTHTTLSSAGLQPRPVTQQDLVAPTGAPAAPPSNAAPPTAPPPHLNPEITPLSAALAQTIAQGMPPPVSMAPVAVSVAPVAVSMTQPLPGITMSHATTPMVSYPIASQSMRITTLPH is encoded by the exons ATGCCTGACCGGGACGGTTCCTACTTGTCAGGTGGTGGTGGAAGTGGTGGTAGTCTGAGTGAGGAAGGAGGAGCTGGGTCTGGTTTGGCAGGGTGCTCTGCAGAGGGCAGAGGGGGTCCGGGAGGAGGTGTTGGGGGCAACGTCTCTGGTTCTGGGGGCATGGGGGGAGGAGGGGCGCTCGGAAACGGCAACAGCTGTGGGAATGGTGGAGGTGGTGGGCAAGGTGCAGGACTGGCATTGGACGGTGTCTGCAGGGACTTCATACGCAATGTGTGTAAGAGAGGGAAGCGCTGCCGCTTTAGACACCCAGACTTTAATGAGGTCCCGGACTTGGGCGTGCAGAAGAATGAATTCATCTTCTGTCATGACCATCAGAATAAAGAGTGTATGCGCTCCAACTGCCGATTTGTCCATGGATCTAAAGAGGATGAGGACTATTACAAGAAAACAGGCGAGCTACCCCTCAGACTAAGAGGGAAAGTTGCAGCACGACTTGGTCTGTCCCCCATGGATCTCCCCCATAGCCGAGGGGAGGTCCCTATCTGCAGAGACTTCCTAAAGGGAGAGTGCCAGAGGGGGAATAAGTGTAAATTTCGCCATGTCAAAAAAGACTACGAATATGAGCCTTCCAGGGTTGGAGTGGGTGGTGTTATAGGGCCAAGTGCCAGTGGAATGGTGAATGCAGTGGGAGGGATAGGTGGTGTAGGAGGAGGTACCTGTGGAGGAATGCCAGGACTTgtggggggtggaggtggaAGTAATATGATGGGGATGGGCTGCCCCAGCTTGGGTGGTTGCAGGGATCCTGGTATCTCAGGAGTTGGGGGAGTAGGTGGAGGAGGGATGGCTGGTTGTCTGTCCATAGGTTCTTCGGGACAACGACGTTATGACAGGACCTCATGTTCTGTTTATGACCCTTTGCTTGAGAGTGGGCTGTTTGATGCCGGGTCCCTGGAGGCCACTATGGACCACACTGCTCTACAGCTGAAGAGGCGGCGGCTGGAGGGGCTCCGACTGGCAGACGGGAGTGCAGGTGGGCACTATGAGCTGGGAGTCCAGGCCACCTTTCCGCCTCGTCCTCTGGAATACAGGTTCCTGGAGGAAGAAAACTCCCTGCTGAGGAAGAGGGTGGAAGAGTTGAAGAAACAG TATTGTTGGTGCTTTCACATGCTGCTGGTGCTACTAATGCTAGGAATGGAGGACTTCACTAGAACCTTAGTATATTTCACAACCAAATCAAAA GTTTCAAATCTCATTGCCACAAATGAGGTTCTCCTGGAACAGAACGCCCAGTTCCGAAGCCAGGCCAAGGTGATGACGCTGTCCTCCACTCCTGCCCCCTCTGAGCAGACTCTGGCGCCCCCCGTGGGCGCAGTCAGTTCCTACAATCACAGCATCGCCCAGACTCACACCACCCTGAGCAGCGCTGGACTGCAGCCTCGGCCTGTCACCCAGCAGGACCTGGTAGCTCCCACTGGTGCCCCTGCAGCACCCCCGAGTAATGCTGCCCCACCAACAGCCCCTCCGCCCCACCTCAACCCTGAGATCACCCCCCTCTCAGCTGCCCTCGCACAGACGATTGCTCAAGGGATGCCGCCACCTGTTTCTATGGCACCAGTTGCCGTATCTGTGGCACCAGTGGCAGTGTCCATGACGCAGCCTTTGCCTGGCATCACCATGAGTCATGCCACCACCCCCATGGTGTCGTACCCCATTGCGAGTCAGAGCATGAGGATCACCACTCTGCCTCATTAA
- the zc3h10 gene encoding zinc finger CCCH domain-containing protein 10 isoform X2 produces the protein MPDRDGSYLSGGGGSGGSLSEEGGAGSGLAGCSAEGRGGPGGGVGGNVSGSGGMGGGGALGNGNSCGNGGGGGQGAGLALDGVCRDFIRNVCKRGKRCRFRHPDFNEVPDLGVQKNEFIFCHDHQNKECMRSNCRFVHGSKEDEDYYKKTGELPLRLRGKVAARLGLSPMDLPHSRGEVPICRDFLKGECQRGNKCKFRHVKKDYEYEPSRVGVGGVIGPSASGMVNAVGGIGGVGGGTCGGMPGLVGGGGGSNMMGMGCPSLGGCRDPGISGVGGVGGGGMAGCLSIGSSGQRRYDRTSCSVYDPLLESGLFDAGSLEATMDHTALQLKRRRLEGLRLADGSAGGHYELGVQATFPPRPLEYRFLEEENSLLRKRVEELKKQVSNLIATNEVLLEQNAQFRSQAKVMTLSSTPAPSEQTLAPPVGAVSSYNHSIAQTHTTLSSAGLQPRPVTQQDLVAPTGAPAAPPSNAAPPTAPPPHLNPEITPLSAALAQTIAQGMPPPVSMAPVAVSVAPVAVSMTQPLPGITMSHATTPMVSYPIASQSMRITTLPH, from the exons ATGCCTGACCGGGACGGTTCCTACTTGTCAGGTGGTGGTGGAAGTGGTGGTAGTCTGAGTGAGGAAGGAGGAGCTGGGTCTGGTTTGGCAGGGTGCTCTGCAGAGGGCAGAGGGGGTCCGGGAGGAGGTGTTGGGGGCAACGTCTCTGGTTCTGGGGGCATGGGGGGAGGAGGGGCGCTCGGAAACGGCAACAGCTGTGGGAATGGTGGAGGTGGTGGGCAAGGTGCAGGACTGGCATTGGACGGTGTCTGCAGGGACTTCATACGCAATGTGTGTAAGAGAGGGAAGCGCTGCCGCTTTAGACACCCAGACTTTAATGAGGTCCCGGACTTGGGCGTGCAGAAGAATGAATTCATCTTCTGTCATGACCATCAGAATAAAGAGTGTATGCGCTCCAACTGCCGATTTGTCCATGGATCTAAAGAGGATGAGGACTATTACAAGAAAACAGGCGAGCTACCCCTCAGACTAAGAGGGAAAGTTGCAGCACGACTTGGTCTGTCCCCCATGGATCTCCCCCATAGCCGAGGGGAGGTCCCTATCTGCAGAGACTTCCTAAAGGGAGAGTGCCAGAGGGGGAATAAGTGTAAATTTCGCCATGTCAAAAAAGACTACGAATATGAGCCTTCCAGGGTTGGAGTGGGTGGTGTTATAGGGCCAAGTGCCAGTGGAATGGTGAATGCAGTGGGAGGGATAGGTGGTGTAGGAGGAGGTACCTGTGGAGGAATGCCAGGACTTgtggggggtggaggtggaAGTAATATGATGGGGATGGGCTGCCCCAGCTTGGGTGGTTGCAGGGATCCTGGTATCTCAGGAGTTGGGGGAGTAGGTGGAGGAGGGATGGCTGGTTGTCTGTCCATAGGTTCTTCGGGACAACGACGTTATGACAGGACCTCATGTTCTGTTTATGACCCTTTGCTTGAGAGTGGGCTGTTTGATGCCGGGTCCCTGGAGGCCACTATGGACCACACTGCTCTACAGCTGAAGAGGCGGCGGCTGGAGGGGCTCCGACTGGCAGACGGGAGTGCAGGTGGGCACTATGAGCTGGGAGTCCAGGCCACCTTTCCGCCTCGTCCTCTGGAATACAGGTTCCTGGAGGAAGAAAACTCCCTGCTGAGGAAGAGGGTGGAAGAGTTGAAGAAACAG GTTTCAAATCTCATTGCCACAAATGAGGTTCTCCTGGAACAGAACGCCCAGTTCCGAAGCCAGGCCAAGGTGATGACGCTGTCCTCCACTCCTGCCCCCTCTGAGCAGACTCTGGCGCCCCCCGTGGGCGCAGTCAGTTCCTACAATCACAGCATCGCCCAGACTCACACCACCCTGAGCAGCGCTGGACTGCAGCCTCGGCCTGTCACCCAGCAGGACCTGGTAGCTCCCACTGGTGCCCCTGCAGCACCCCCGAGTAATGCTGCCCCACCAACAGCCCCTCCGCCCCACCTCAACCCTGAGATCACCCCCCTCTCAGCTGCCCTCGCACAGACGATTGCTCAAGGGATGCCGCCACCTGTTTCTATGGCACCAGTTGCCGTATCTGTGGCACCAGTGGCAGTGTCCATGACGCAGCCTTTGCCTGGCATCACCATGAGTCATGCCACCACCCCCATGGTGTCGTACCCCATTGCGAGTCAGAGCATGAGGATCACCACTCTGCCTCATTAA